Proteins encoded together in one Prosthecobacter fusiformis window:
- a CDS encoding transposase, producing the protein IDWRSALSLCAYMPELGTLHRGQAAALAGLAPFNRDSGQWRGPRRISGGRAPVRRTLYLASLTAARKNPILKAFYKRLRAAGKPGKVALTAVARKLLVLLNAALKNDKITFA; encoded by the coding sequence CATTGACTGGCGCAGTGCCCTGTCCTTGTGCGCCTACATGCCTGAACTGGGAACCTTGCACCGCGGCCAGGCGGCGGCCCTGGCTGGGCTGGCACCTTTCAACCGCGACAGCGGCCAGTGGCGAGGCCCGCGCCGCATCAGCGGAGGACGTGCACCGGTGCGTCGCACCCTCTACCTGGCCAGCCTGACCGCCGCTCGCAAAAACCCTATCCTGAAAGCTTTTTACAAGCGTCTGCGCGCCGCCGGCAAACCCGGCAAAGTGGCTCTCACTGCGGTGGCCAGAAAGCTATTGGTCCTGCTTAACGCCGCCCTAAAAAACGACAAAATTACCTTTGCGTAA